In the genome of Alistipes sp. ZOR0009, the window CCAACCAGTATAACCCAAGGAACAAGCGCAGGACTCATCTCCTGAAGAATGGCAAACTGTAAAATCAGGTTTAGCGCAACGGCTAAAATCCCCTGTATGCCGATAGACTTATCAGAACGGTTGCGATTATAAAAGCGCTGGCCATGTCGTCCTCCTAAGTTATCGAAAAAGTAGGCTATCCCCCCTTCCTGCAATCCGCCCGTCAAAAAAACGGAGAATGTTAGCGTTATTGCTACCGTAACAGGCTGCGTAAACAGGTAGTCTATAAGGTAAAAGGCAAGAGCTGTCAACCCGCCTACCACCCATCCTGTTATGGGATAGTAGGGAGCCGTTTGTCCGTAGTCGCTATGCGAAATGGTAGCCCATCGAGCGATAGGAATACGAGTAAAAAGCGATATTGCGGCTGCTATTCGTCGGAACATTTCGCAAGACAGTTACTTCTTAACCCCAGCTGTTTGTTATTTATACGTATCCGTTACTTTTTACGTCTCGAGAACCACAGCTTAGCCGCACCACTCTTAGGTTGCTCCCCTTTAGTGGCAGTTTTCGCTGCGGGCTTAGCCTTAGAGGCTTGTGGTTTCTCCTTTTTGGGCGCCTTATCGGCTGATAGTGGCTCCTTACGAGCCTTTTTTTCCTCCTGCTTTTCGGGCTGTGGCTTTGCCTTTCCCAAATTGCGGGTAATTCGCTTCGAGGCAAACTCAGGTTTTGGTTTTACGTAAACGGTTTTCTCAATAAAACGAAGCGGCTCCCCGTCTATCTTAATGAAATCCGTCTTAAACGCTCTATCCCCAGGTTTTGCAGTATGACTGTTTACGGTAACCCTCTCCTGCTCTATAAGCAAATCGGCCTCACGACGAGAGCAAAAGCCAGCCTCGCTAATCAGCTTATTTAAACGAACTGCATCCTTTTTACTTTGGCGCATAACTTTATATTACAAATGTGATTGAGCACATTACGCCACGAAGGTAATGAATTATTGTTATAATTTCAGCCTAACCTCTGCAGCATCGCCCACAGGCTGCCCTATAACCCCACCAAAAGGTCCCATAAGCAGGACTAAATTGTCCGTTTTCCCTTTACAACCGCAATAAAACCGCTATACATTATTTAATACTATTGCGGCTTACACAAAAAACAAAGATGCAAGGCTCTCGGCTTTCGCCTCAAACCCTGCATCTGTTTCTGAATAATGCCTTACAAATATAAACGCTTATATATCATATCAAAGAGCAAATCAAAAAAAGTATGAAAAAGATCTTTTTTTTTGTCCATTTCGTCTGTTAAAGCGGACTATCCTTCTAAAAAAACAGCTTAACAGAATATCCCTTTTATAATAATATTTATATTTGCGCCAGTTTTGGTCTCCGCCTCAAACGGAGTGAAAAGGGAATCGGGTGTAAATCCCGAGCAGTTACCGCTGCTGTAAGTTCTATCCAAACCTTTTGCAACCATCCAGGCCACTGTCATTTCTTGATGATGGGAAGGCGAGCAAAAGGGGAACAAGCCAGAAGACCTGCCAGAATGCAAACATTTATAGCTTTCGGATAAAAGGCTTGATGTAATATCCTCAAAAATATTACTGCTCTCTCTTTATTTCCGCTGGCTTATAAATGGTTGAATCGCTAACGATTTTAATCATTTGTAAAGCATGCTGCTTAACTTTCTGCTTTTAGGCGCTCTCTCCGTAGCCGGCGAAAACACGCCTGCTAAAACAAACATTTCCGACACAGTTCGCCTCAAAGAGGTTGTGGTTAACTCCAAACTTAAACGGTACTCGTCTGGATTATCAATGAAGGTAATTTCATCCGGCGAAATACAGCAAGGGAAAAGCCTACTTCTTTCTGATATGCTTTCGTCCCAGTCAAATATTAGCATAAATACCTACGGACCGGGGGCTACCTCAACAGTTTCTATGCGAGGCTTAAGTGCTGCCCACACTGCCGTACTTTGGAATGGCATAAACCTGCAAAGCACCATGAA includes:
- a CDS encoding S4 domain-containing protein; this translates as MRQSKKDAVRLNKLISEAGFCSRREADLLIEQERVTVNSHTAKPGDRAFKTDFIKIDGEPLRFIEKTVYVKPKPEFASKRITRNLGKAKPQPEKQEEKKARKEPLSADKAPKKEKPQASKAKPAAKTATKGEQPKSGAAKLWFSRRKK
- a CDS encoding adenosylcobinamide-GDP ribazoletransferase, whose translation is MFRRIAAAISLFTRIPIARWATISHSDYGQTAPYYPITGWVVGGLTALAFYLIDYLFTQPVTVAITLTFSVFLTGGLQEGGIAYFFDNLGGRHGQRFYNRNRSDKSIGIQGILAVALNLILQFAILQEMSPALVPWVILVGDSLARLSAITLVDTNRYFRPKEGYNTAPVFHKLGIDGWLVALTIGLLPFLLILRPKLWVAIIPVIAARIVLGFFFKRIRGGINFEECMATQQFCLVSFYLGISAIPNI